The Exiguobacterium acetylicum genome includes a window with the following:
- a CDS encoding NAD-dependent epimerase: MNNILITGGAGFIGFHLVNTLILKKDVDNIIVIDDMNNYYSLNLKNDRKKQLISVKKVKFYELSLENKDEVESIFNKYKPNIVINLAAQAGVRYSIENPYAYLDSNLTGFLNILEACRNYPVKHLLYASSSSVYGGNKVAPFSTNHNVDHPVSLYAATKKSNELMAHTYSHLYGIPTTGLRFFTVYGPWGRPDMAYFSFTKDIIEGNPIKVFNHGKMERDFTYIDDIVEGIVKLIPRAPEPNPEWDESTDELGASFAPYRVYNIGNNQPVQLMKFINVLEEKIGKEANKQYMEMQPGDVLRTYADVSELERDIDFKPSTSIEEGLGKFVDWYKEYYNITD; this comes from the coding sequence ATGAATAATATTTTAATTACTGGTGGAGCTGGTTTTATAGGTTTTCATTTAGTAAACACATTAATCTTAAAAAAAGATGTAGATAATATAATTGTTATAGATGATATGAATAATTATTATTCATTGAACTTAAAAAACGATAGGAAAAAACAGCTTATCTCAGTTAAGAAAGTAAAATTTTATGAACTTAGTTTAGAAAATAAAGATGAAGTTGAATCTATATTCAACAAATATAAGCCCAATATAGTTATCAATTTGGCAGCTCAAGCCGGTGTTCGTTATTCAATTGAAAATCCATATGCTTATCTAGATTCAAATCTAACAGGGTTTTTAAATATTTTAGAGGCATGTCGTAATTATCCTGTGAAGCATCTCTTATACGCGTCTTCTAGCTCAGTGTACGGTGGGAACAAGGTAGCACCTTTCTCAACGAATCATAATGTTGATCACCCAGTCAGTCTTTATGCAGCCACAAAGAAATCAAATGAATTGATGGCGCATACATATAGTCATTTATATGGTATCCCTACGACAGGTTTACGCTTCTTTACCGTCTACGGTCCATGGGGACGACCAGACATGGCATATTTCTCGTTCACGAAAGACATTATCGAAGGCAATCCGATTAAAGTTTTCAATCACGGGAAGATGGAGCGCGATTTTACTTACATTGATGACATCGTCGAGGGAATCGTCAAACTGATTCCACGTGCCCCGGAACCGAACCCAGAGTGGGATGAGAGCACAGATGAATTAGGTGCAAGCTTTGCTCCATATCGTGTCTATAATATCGGAAATAACCAACCGGTCCAGCTTATGAAATTCATCAATGTCTTAGAAGAGAAGATCGGTAAGGAAGCGAATAAGCAATACATGGAGATGCAACCAGGTGATGTTTTGCGTACGTATGCCGATGTCTCAGAACTAGAGCGAGACATCGACTTTAAACCGAGCACGAGTATTGAAGAAGGGCTTGGGAAGTTCGTCGATTGGTATAAAGAATACTATAATATTACAGACTGA